A single Clostridium taeniosporum DNA region contains:
- a CDS encoding YxeA family protein, translating to MKKIIGIIIAIIIIAGAFWAKGYYNSRYVVSDTYYTQIPLDEVNEDSWLVDNKGEKQEKGKSYNLIGFNKEGKEREVHFFKRGTAKDYYKPGTYIKVDVSETIELNTNVVEKQDIPKEVIEKIGEKGTKK from the coding sequence ATGAAAAAAATAATAGGAATTATTATCGCTATAATTATTATAGCTGGAGCATTTTGGGCAAAAGGATACTATAATAGTAGATATGTTGTTTCAGATACATATTATACTCAAATACCATTAGATGAAGTAAATGAGGATTCATGGTTAGTTGATAATAAAGGTGAAAAACAAGAAAAAGGAAAATCATATAATTTAATTGGATTTAATAAAGAAGGAAAAGAAAGAGAAGTTCATTTTTTCAAACGAGGTACTGCTAAAGATTACTATAAACCAGGAACTTATATTAAAGTAGATGTAAGTGAAACTATTGAATTAAATACTAATGTAGTTGAAAAGCAGGATATTCCAAAAGAGGTTATAGAAAAAATTGGTGAAAAAGGTACTAAGAAATAA